Proteins from one Tautonia marina genomic window:
- the rbsD gene encoding D-ribose pyranase — translation MKKRGILNPAICSLLAELGHLDELLIVDAGYPLPPDGHVIDLTLTPGIPRFLDVLKAIAEELVIEAVTVPSEIHDYSPEMYQQILEVLGNDIDVDEEPHHEFKEKGLEAKGIIRTGEFTPYASTRVLCGSPF, via the coding sequence ATGAAGAAGCGCGGCATCCTCAATCCGGCGATCTGCTCGTTACTGGCCGAATTGGGCCACCTCGACGAGTTGCTGATCGTCGACGCCGGATACCCGCTGCCGCCGGACGGTCATGTCATTGACCTGACCCTGACCCCCGGCATTCCCCGGTTCCTCGATGTGCTGAAAGCGATCGCCGAGGAACTGGTGATCGAGGCGGTGACGGTGCCGTCGGAGATTCACGACTACAGCCCTGAGATGTATCAGCAAATTCTTGAGGTTCTGGGAAACGACATCGACGTCGATGAGGAACCGCACCACGAGTTCAAGGAAAAAGGGCTCGAAGCCAAGGGAATCATTCGGACCGGCGAATTCACCCCCTACGCCAGCACCCGCGTCCTTTGCGGAAGCCCGTTCTGA
- a CDS encoding molybdenum cofactor biosynthesis protein MoaE: MIAITDQPIDHAAVTERVRSTRAGAVCSFLGTTRELTGDRTTDHLDYEAYPGMAERTLGDLEAQAKRRWDLIEVAVVHRVGRLELGEISVVVAVSAPHRKAAFEACQWLMDTIKEVVPIWKKETWADGTEEWVHPGLGPETGRTGS, from the coding sequence ATGATCGCCATTACTGACCAACCGATCGATCACGCCGCCGTCACCGAGCGGGTCCGTTCGACCCGAGCAGGGGCCGTTTGTAGCTTCCTGGGAACGACCCGAGAACTCACCGGCGATCGGACCACGGACCACCTCGACTACGAAGCCTATCCGGGAATGGCCGAGCGGACCCTCGGCGACCTGGAAGCGCAGGCCAAACGACGCTGGGATCTCATCGAAGTGGCGGTGGTTCATCGGGTCGGCCGCCTCGAACTGGGTGAGATCAGCGTGGTGGTCGCCGTCAGTGCCCCCCATCGAAAGGCGGCGTTCGAGGCCTGCCAGTGGCTGATGGATACCATCAAAGAGGTTGTGCCGATCTGGAAGAAAGAAACATGGGCCGATGGCACGGAAGAGTGGGTCCATCCGGGGCTCGGTCCCGAAACCGGTCGGACGGGTTCGTGA
- a CDS encoding 3-keto-disaccharide hydrolase yields the protein MTILVPLTFGSILTLLSSLPQDTPSALENNPEGWTDLLAGAGPDLNGWTRLPIPPEGNLDPETQWVLDPDTGILVCTGDKGHEWLRWDKPCTDGIFHVEWRFVPVTEGPDRYNSGVYVRNSDDGSLWHQAQTGGASGGFLFAQTLVDGQVQRVSTRDEMTEQRVKPAGEWNVYEVTFDGPRIALWVNGAITSEWDACEVRSGHVGLEAEGYRIEFRRVLLKSR from the coding sequence ATGACGATTCTCGTCCCGTTGACCTTCGGCTCGATTCTGACCCTTCTCTCGTCGCTGCCTCAGGACACCCCGAGCGCGCTGGAGAACAATCCGGAGGGCTGGACCGATTTGCTCGCCGGTGCCGGCCCCGATCTGAATGGCTGGACCCGCCTTCCGATTCCTCCGGAGGGGAACCTTGACCCTGAAACCCAGTGGGTGCTCGATCCGGACACCGGCATTCTTGTCTGCACCGGAGACAAGGGCCATGAATGGCTTCGATGGGACAAGCCCTGCACCGACGGCATCTTCCACGTGGAGTGGCGTTTCGTGCCCGTGACCGAAGGGCCAGACCGCTACAATTCCGGCGTCTACGTCCGCAACTCCGACGACGGAAGCCTCTGGCACCAGGCCCAAACCGGGGGAGCGTCCGGCGGCTTCCTGTTCGCGCAAACGCTCGTCGATGGTCAGGTGCAACGCGTCTCGACCCGCGACGAGATGACCGAGCAGCGGGTCAAACCCGCCGGAGAATGGAATGTCTATGAGGTCACCTTCGACGGACCTCGGATCGCCCTCTGGGTCAACGGAGCCATCACGTCGGAGTGGGATGCCTGTGAGGTTCGCTCCGGCCACGTCGGTTTGGAAGCAGAGGGCTATCGGATCGAGTTCCGTCGCGTGTTGTTGAAGTCCCGATAA
- the moaA gene encoding GTP 3',8-cyclase MoaA: MGTDRLIDRFGRLHNNLRISVTDRCNIRCTYCMPDQVQFLPRNELLSFEEIERFVRVATTLGITKLRLTGGEPLVRRDLPVLIEKLARIPGIIDVGLTTNGILLAPMAQTLYDAGLRRINVSLDTMDPDRFERLTRRPGFEKVIEGILAAKEAGFDPVKVNAVAIRGETDEDVVPLGRFAREHGLELRFIEYMPLDAGNAWERDKVLYASEILDLLSHAFGPLAPAPDQDPRAPAVDYDYDDGGGRVGLIASVSRPFCGSCNRVRITADGKLRNCLFALDETDIRALIRGGASDELLAQALRDSVAAKWEGHQINAANFIKPERLMHSIGG; encoded by the coding sequence ATGGGAACCGATCGGCTCATCGACCGCTTCGGACGGCTTCACAACAATCTTCGGATCAGTGTCACCGACCGTTGTAATATTCGCTGCACCTACTGTATGCCCGATCAGGTTCAGTTCCTTCCGCGGAACGAGTTGCTCAGCTTCGAGGAGATCGAACGCTTCGTCCGGGTCGCGACGACGCTTGGCATTACCAAGCTTCGCCTGACCGGCGGCGAGCCCCTCGTGCGTCGGGACTTGCCCGTCCTGATCGAAAAACTGGCCCGGATTCCCGGCATTATTGATGTCGGCCTGACCACGAACGGGATTCTCCTCGCCCCAATGGCCCAGACCCTCTATGACGCGGGCCTGCGACGGATCAACGTCAGCCTCGACACGATGGACCCCGATCGCTTCGAGCGGCTCACCCGGCGTCCCGGCTTTGAGAAGGTCATCGAAGGAATCCTCGCCGCCAAGGAGGCCGGGTTCGACCCCGTGAAGGTCAACGCCGTGGCAATCAGGGGAGAGACGGACGAGGATGTCGTTCCTCTGGGACGATTTGCCCGCGAGCACGGCCTGGAACTCCGGTTCATCGAATACATGCCCCTCGATGCCGGCAACGCCTGGGAGCGGGACAAGGTCCTCTACGCGTCCGAGATTCTGGATCTGCTCTCACATGCCTTTGGTCCCCTCGCCCCCGCTCCAGACCAGGATCCGAGAGCCCCGGCGGTTGACTACGATTACGACGATGGCGGTGGTCGCGTCGGATTGATTGCCTCCGTGAGCCGCCCCTTTTGCGGCAGTTGCAACCGTGTCCGGATCACGGCCGACGGGAAGCTGCGGAACTGCCTGTTCGCCCTCGATGAAACGGACATCCGCGCCTTGATCCGAGGAGGAGCCTCGGACGAGCTGCTTGCCCAAGCCCTTCGAGACAGTGTGGCCGCCAAGTGGGAAGGTCATCAAATCAATGCGGCGAATTTCATCAAGCCCGAGCGCTTGATGCACTCAATCGGCGGATAA
- a CDS encoding DUF1559 domain-containing protein — translation MIHGFRKRSNSGGFTLIELLVVIAIIGVLIALLLPAVQSAREAARRAQCTNNLKQLALAAHNYHDQVGKFPTGMYLHPVFGPTTGLAWNNSSWLVLLLPQMEQQPIYNSVNFSIMWGENLGGGWRWNPIYLGQQNSTVRVTVINSLICPSDDSENIDTTNADEIWNSPAAGTSYVGNMGDNCLACAGGLGDPRNGQLILCSDTGRLCRLPQLGHNRLSGEQQQNGTTAGSGIFWAWGANVGIESVRDGTSNTFLAGEQIRRVTRWNSWVHANQSVGSTAVPLNYRQVGSNGVWPQVDNWTRQISFRSFHPGGANFAMADGSVKFIKETINFNIYQALSTRSQGEIISADSY, via the coding sequence ATGATCCATGGGTTTCGTAAGCGTTCGAATTCGGGCGGCTTCACTCTGATCGAACTCCTGGTCGTTATCGCCATTATTGGCGTCCTGATTGCACTCCTCTTGCCGGCGGTTCAGTCGGCTCGTGAAGCGGCCCGCCGCGCCCAGTGCACCAACAATCTCAAACAGCTCGCCCTCGCGGCGCACAACTACCATGACCAGGTGGGCAAGTTCCCGACCGGCATGTACTTGCACCCGGTCTTCGGACCGACGACCGGCCTGGCCTGGAATAATTCAAGCTGGCTCGTGTTGCTGCTCCCGCAGATGGAACAGCAGCCGATCTACAACTCGGTCAACTTCAGCATCATGTGGGGTGAGAACCTCGGTGGCGGTTGGCGCTGGAATCCCATCTACCTGGGCCAGCAAAACTCCACGGTTCGGGTCACCGTGATCAACTCACTGATCTGCCCCAGCGACGACAGCGAGAACATCGACACGACCAATGCGGACGAGATCTGGAACTCCCCGGCCGCCGGGACCTCTTATGTCGGCAACATGGGTGACAACTGCCTGGCCTGCGCTGGTGGCCTGGGCGACCCGCGCAATGGCCAGTTGATCCTCTGCAGCGATACCGGCCGGCTCTGCCGGCTGCCCCAACTGGGCCATAACCGGCTCTCCGGCGAGCAGCAGCAGAACGGGACGACCGCCGGCAGCGGCATCTTCTGGGCCTGGGGGGCGAACGTCGGGATCGAGAGCGTTCGCGACGGCACCTCCAACACCTTCCTTGCCGGTGAGCAGATTCGCCGTGTGACGCGCTGGAACTCCTGGGTCCATGCCAACCAATCGGTTGGCTCAACCGCCGTGCCGCTCAACTATCGACAGGTCGGCTCCAACGGCGTCTGGCCTCAGGTCGACAACTGGACCCGGCAAATCAGTTTCCGAAGCTTCCACCCCGGTGGAGCGAACTTCGCCATGGCCGACGGTTCGGTGAAGTTCATCAAGGAAACGATTAATTTCAATATCTACCAGGCACTGAGTACCCGTTCACAGGGCGAGATCATCTCGGCCGATTCCTACTAA
- a CDS encoding sugar O-acetyltransferase, with the protein MLAGDLYLGFDPELVAARRRARVLMAEYNASGPDEEGKREQLLRRLIGTVGSGVVIEPPFSCDYGEFIELGEGVYLNFHCIFLDCNWIRVGARTMFGPAVQVYTATHPVSAVERRKGPEMAYPVTIGSDVWVGGGAIICPGVTIGDGSTIGAGSIVTKDVPPNVLAAGNPCRVIRELSGENVSGASAS; encoded by the coding sequence ATGCTTGCGGGCGATCTGTATCTGGGGTTCGATCCCGAGCTTGTCGCCGCTCGGCGGCGAGCACGGGTTCTGATGGCGGAATACAACGCTTCGGGGCCTGACGAGGAGGGGAAGCGGGAGCAACTTCTGAGGCGGCTGATCGGAACCGTCGGCAGCGGGGTGGTGATCGAGCCCCCCTTTTCGTGCGACTATGGAGAGTTCATTGAACTGGGAGAGGGTGTCTATCTGAATTTCCACTGCATCTTTCTTGACTGCAACTGGATCCGAGTCGGAGCCCGGACGATGTTCGGCCCCGCCGTGCAGGTGTATACGGCAACCCACCCCGTTTCGGCGGTCGAGCGACGCAAGGGGCCGGAGATGGCGTATCCGGTGACCATCGGTAGCGATGTCTGGGTCGGGGGTGGAGCGATCATCTGCCCGGGTGTGACCATCGGAGACGGTTCGACGATCGGCGCAGGGAGCATTGTGACGAAGGATGTGCCCCCGAACGTCCTCGCGGCGGGCAATCCGTGTCGGGTGATCCGGGAGCTTTCCGGAGAGAACGTCAGCGGCGCATCGGCGTCGTGA
- a CDS encoding YkgJ family cysteine cluster protein — MNSETGAPWYRDGLRFTCTQCGNCCTGAPGYVWVSVEEIERLAERTGLSVEQFGQQYVRQVGRRYSLIERPNGDCIFWDRAAGCTVYEARPIQCRTWPFWTENLESPQDWDEVRRTCPGSGQGQWYSVEEIEAAASRTIS; from the coding sequence ATGAACTCTGAAACCGGCGCACCCTGGTACCGAGACGGCTTGCGGTTCACCTGCACCCAGTGTGGCAATTGCTGTACGGGAGCACCGGGCTATGTCTGGGTGAGCGTCGAAGAAATCGAGCGACTGGCCGAGCGCACCGGGCTTTCGGTCGAACAGTTCGGGCAGCAGTACGTCCGACAGGTTGGCCGGCGCTACAGCCTGATCGAACGCCCCAACGGCGATTGCATCTTCTGGGACCGCGCCGCCGGTTGCACGGTCTACGAGGCTCGGCCGATTCAGTGCCGAACCTGGCCGTTCTGGACAGAGAACCTCGAAAGCCCCCAGGATTGGGACGAGGTCCGTCGAACCTGTCCCGGATCCGGTCAGGGGCAATGGTACAGCGTCGAGGAGATCGAGGCCGCCGCATCGCGGACGATTTCATGA
- the uvrA gene encoding excinuclease ABC subunit UvrA: MMQRIGRADRAEFETEHAILVRGARVHNLRDLDVDLPRDRLVVLTGVSGSGKSSLAFDTLHAEGQRRYIEGLSAYARQFLEQLEPPDVDLIDGLPPTVAIDQKSGAASPRSTVATITEIHDYLRLLYARAGTPHCPNCGETIRSQTAEQMVSSALGLGEGRKVIVLAPIVRGRKGQHLDAFRAIRRAGLIRARVNGETLELTDEPPKLAKTKTHDIEAVVDRLVVREGIRARLADSIDLALSLGDGSLILMIQQDDGSWIDRSLSTRLACPRCDLGLPEIEPRTLSFNSPYGACPSCEGLGTVSAFDPELVVPDRSRSLAGGAIAAWEALPPKSRAEVQGDERLLAFLSHHSLTVETPLASWPARSLRGLFEGGPTGKGKPSFGGILVELQAVYDAINERRRDALNAFRSELPCPACQGARLRPEARAVTLDGTPIHKLTALTADHCRTFLQSLRFKPPLDRVGPPLIAEVVNRLTFLERVGLDYLTLDRPADTLSGGELQRVRLATQIGSGLVGVCYVLDEPTAGLHPRDTERLIRSLIDLRDRGNTVLVVEHDESMIRAANWLVDLGPGAGPEGGSIVAQGPPEALVESAPGASVTLPYLTGAVSPALSSGDRLSRSPGSISILGATEHNLKSIDVEIPTGTLACVSGVSGSGKSTLVLEILANAVRRTLEQTGPKPGAHRAMTGLEHIDKLIVIDQSPIGRTPRSTPATYTGLFDDIRRVYATTREARVRGYGPGRFSFNVKGGRCGVCEGQGVRRVEMTFLPDLDIPCESCRGLRFDRATLECRYKGKSIGEVLLMRVDEARDLFDNVPRVARGLDSLHEAGLGYVTLGQSSTTLSGGEAQRVKLAAELGRVATGRTLYILDEPTTGLHFADVANLLRLLNRLADLGNTVVVIEHNPEVLRAADWLIDLGPDAGENGGTVVAMSPPQAVAAAGIGHTSRSL; this comes from the coding sequence ATGATGCAGCGGATCGGGCGAGCGGACCGAGCCGAGTTCGAAACGGAACACGCCATTTTGGTCCGAGGGGCACGGGTTCACAATCTGCGTGATCTCGATGTCGACTTGCCCCGCGACCGGCTCGTCGTGCTAACCGGCGTCTCGGGATCGGGCAAGAGTTCGCTGGCCTTCGACACCCTGCACGCCGAAGGGCAACGGCGCTACATTGAAGGGCTCTCAGCCTATGCCCGGCAGTTCCTCGAACAGCTCGAACCGCCCGACGTCGATCTGATCGACGGCTTGCCGCCGACCGTTGCCATCGACCAGAAATCCGGAGCCGCCAGCCCCCGAAGCACCGTCGCCACCATCACCGAGATCCACGACTACCTGCGTCTCCTTTACGCTCGAGCCGGAACCCCCCACTGCCCAAACTGCGGTGAGACGATTCGATCCCAGACGGCCGAGCAGATGGTCAGCTCGGCGCTTGGGCTCGGAGAAGGGCGAAAGGTCATCGTGCTGGCCCCCATTGTCCGAGGCCGCAAGGGCCAGCACCTCGACGCCTTCCGAGCGATTCGCCGCGCCGGCCTGATCCGGGCTCGCGTCAACGGGGAGACGTTGGAACTGACCGACGAGCCTCCGAAGCTCGCCAAAACGAAGACACACGACATCGAAGCTGTGGTCGATCGCCTGGTCGTCCGCGAAGGGATCCGGGCTCGCCTTGCCGACAGTATCGACCTGGCCCTTTCACTCGGCGACGGATCGTTGATTCTGATGATCCAGCAAGATGACGGCTCGTGGATCGATCGTTCCCTGAGTACCCGTCTTGCCTGTCCTCGATGTGACCTGGGCTTGCCGGAAATCGAACCCCGAACCTTGAGTTTCAACAGCCCCTATGGTGCCTGTCCCTCCTGCGAAGGACTCGGAACCGTCTCGGCGTTCGACCCTGAACTGGTTGTTCCGGATCGGTCCCGGTCCCTCGCTGGGGGAGCCATCGCGGCCTGGGAGGCCTTGCCGCCGAAATCTCGCGCCGAAGTCCAGGGGGATGAGCGGCTTCTCGCATTCTTGAGTCACCATTCGTTGACCGTCGAAACCCCACTTGCCTCCTGGCCGGCTCGCAGTCTTCGAGGGTTGTTCGAGGGAGGCCCAACCGGCAAGGGGAAGCCGTCCTTTGGTGGCATTCTGGTGGAATTGCAAGCCGTCTACGATGCGATCAACGAGCGCCGACGAGACGCGCTGAACGCCTTTCGATCCGAACTCCCCTGCCCCGCCTGCCAGGGAGCCAGGCTCCGCCCCGAGGCTCGTGCCGTCACGCTCGACGGCACCCCAATTCACAAGCTCACCGCCCTGACGGCCGACCACTGCCGGACCTTCCTCCAGTCGCTTCGGTTCAAACCGCCGCTCGACCGCGTCGGGCCGCCGTTAATCGCCGAAGTGGTGAACCGACTGACGTTTCTGGAACGGGTCGGACTCGACTATTTGACACTCGATCGACCTGCCGACACCCTCTCGGGTGGCGAGTTGCAACGGGTTCGGCTGGCGACTCAGATCGGCTCGGGACTCGTCGGAGTCTGTTACGTCCTCGACGAGCCCACTGCCGGACTCCATCCGAGAGACACCGAGCGCTTGATTCGGAGCCTGATCGACCTGCGCGATCGGGGGAACACGGTCCTCGTTGTCGAACACGACGAATCCATGATCCGGGCCGCCAATTGGCTGGTCGATCTCGGCCCCGGTGCCGGGCCCGAAGGAGGGTCGATCGTGGCCCAGGGCCCCCCCGAAGCTCTGGTCGAATCGGCTCCTGGAGCGTCGGTCACGCTGCCCTATCTGACCGGGGCGGTTTCCCCTGCTCTGTCGTCCGGGGACCGGCTCTCACGGAGCCCTGGATCCATCTCGATCCTGGGAGCAACTGAACACAACCTGAAGTCCATTGATGTCGAGATTCCGACGGGAACCCTGGCCTGCGTCTCCGGTGTCAGCGGTTCCGGCAAGAGTACGCTCGTGCTGGAGATCCTTGCGAACGCCGTTCGGAGAACCCTGGAACAGACCGGCCCCAAACCCGGAGCCCATCGGGCGATGACCGGCCTCGAACACATCGACAAGCTTATTGTCATCGACCAGTCCCCGATCGGTCGCACACCACGATCGACCCCCGCCACGTACACCGGCCTGTTCGACGACATCCGCCGTGTGTACGCAACCACTCGGGAGGCTCGGGTCCGAGGCTATGGTCCTGGCCGATTCAGCTTCAACGTCAAGGGAGGGCGGTGCGGGGTGTGTGAGGGCCAGGGAGTTCGTCGCGTCGAGATGACCTTCCTGCCCGATCTCGACATCCCCTGCGAATCGTGCCGGGGCCTTCGCTTCGATCGGGCCACGCTCGAATGCCGATACAAAGGAAAATCGATCGGCGAAGTGCTCTTGATGCGAGTGGATGAAGCCCGCGATCTGTTCGACAACGTTCCCCGCGTGGCCCGAGGGCTCGATTCCCTGCACGAGGCCGGCCTCGGCTATGTGACGCTGGGACAGTCGAGTACCACCCTCTCGGGAGGAGAGGCGCAACGGGTGAAGCTCGCCGCCGAGCTAGGTCGGGTCGCCACGGGTCGGACCCTCTACATCCTGGACGAACCGACCACTGGCCTGCATTTCGCCGATGTGGCCAACTTGCTCCGCTTGCTCAACCGCCTGGCCGACCTGGGCAACACGGTGGTTGTGATCGAGCATAACCCGGAAGTGCTTCGCGCCGCGGACTGGCTCATCGACCTCGGCCCCGATGCCGGAGAGAATGGGGGCACCGTGGTCGCCATGAGCCCCCCCCAGGCGGTCGCCGCTGCCGGAATCGGCCACACGAGCCGATCCCTCTGA
- a CDS encoding MoaD/ThiS family protein — MTVTIRLFAVARQRVGAPEIVVTLDDPATVGDLRQATAEQYPDLAMLLPAMMVAVENEYVGDDATVTEGNEIALIPPVSGGSPVSGRQTVATP; from the coding sequence GTGACCGTGACGATCCGCCTCTTCGCCGTCGCTCGCCAGCGGGTCGGCGCTCCCGAGATTGTCGTCACGCTCGACGACCCGGCCACCGTCGGTGACCTGAGGCAAGCCACGGCCGAGCAATACCCGGATCTTGCGATGCTCTTACCCGCCATGATGGTGGCGGTTGAGAACGAGTATGTTGGTGATGACGCGACGGTGACCGAGGGCAACGAGATTGCTCTGATTCCCCCGGTCAGCGGTGGATCACCTGTGTCCGGGAGGCAGACGGTGGCAACGCCCTGA
- a CDS encoding HU family DNA-binding protein, giving the protein MTKKEIVKKISEEIGLTQLKTKEIVQRTLDEIIKTLVEEGRIELRNFGVFEVKRRAPRKARNPRTGDKVSVPAKNVVTFKPGKEMEELVRKMDPSKLPLEKEDGDSDFEGDGSVDPGSGTPRVSSSAGVDAKR; this is encoded by the coding sequence GTGACGAAGAAAGAGATCGTGAAGAAGATCTCCGAGGAGATCGGGCTGACGCAGCTCAAGACGAAAGAAATCGTTCAGCGAACGCTGGATGAGATCATCAAGACCTTGGTCGAGGAGGGTCGGATCGAGCTTCGCAACTTCGGCGTCTTCGAGGTCAAACGACGCGCTCCCCGCAAAGCGCGCAACCCCCGAACCGGAGACAAGGTTTCCGTTCCGGCCAAGAATGTCGTGACGTTCAAACCGGGCAAGGAAATGGAAGAATTGGTCCGCAAGATGGACCCTTCGAAACTTCCGCTGGAGAAAGAGGACGGAGATTCCGATTTTGAAGGTGACGGGTCTGTCGATCCGGGCTCGGGAACCCCTCGGGTGTCTTCATCCGCCGGGGTCGACGCGAAGCGCTGA
- the tal gene encoding transaldolase, whose amino-acid sequence MATASASTPLSKLQAQKQSVWIDFMSRAFVRQGELARLIEDDGLQGATSNPTIFEKAIGHSSDYDDDTRRLVADGADVDTIYQNLVVADIQGALELFRPVYDRTDGLDGYVSLEVSPLLAHEREKTTEEAKHYWQRLDRPNAMIKIPGTAECVPAIEDSLADGLNINVTLLFSVEAYEAVAQAYVRALKRRIDAGQPVDHIASVASFFVSRIDTEVDARLDALIAKESDAGRKAQLEALKGKAAIANAKNAYAAYERIFSGPEWEALAAKGARVQRLLWASVGTKNPNYPDTLYIDELIGPDTVSTMPPDTYNAFRDHGRIVDQPTLTTEMAEARGIVAQLAEVGINLNEVTDFLLKDGVEKFAQSFDDLYAAVRAKREQFAR is encoded by the coding sequence ATGGCAACCGCCTCTGCCTCGACCCCCTTATCAAAGCTCCAGGCTCAGAAGCAAAGCGTCTGGATCGATTTTATGAGCCGCGCGTTCGTCCGCCAGGGGGAGCTCGCTCGGCTGATTGAAGACGATGGGCTCCAGGGAGCCACGTCCAACCCGACCATCTTCGAGAAGGCGATCGGCCACAGCTCGGACTACGACGACGATACCCGGCGACTGGTTGCTGATGGGGCCGACGTCGACACGATTTACCAGAATCTGGTCGTCGCTGACATTCAGGGTGCGCTCGAACTGTTCCGTCCGGTTTATGACCGAACCGATGGCCTGGACGGTTATGTAAGTCTCGAAGTCTCTCCCCTGCTTGCTCACGAGCGCGAAAAGACCACGGAAGAAGCCAAGCATTACTGGCAACGCCTCGACCGGCCGAACGCGATGATCAAGATCCCCGGGACCGCCGAATGCGTCCCGGCCATCGAGGACTCGCTGGCGGATGGCCTTAATATCAACGTCACATTGCTGTTCAGTGTCGAGGCGTATGAGGCAGTGGCTCAGGCCTACGTGCGTGCCCTGAAACGTCGGATCGACGCGGGCCAGCCGGTGGATCACATCGCCTCGGTCGCCAGTTTCTTCGTTTCTCGCATCGACACCGAGGTCGACGCTCGGCTCGATGCATTGATCGCGAAGGAGTCGGACGCGGGCCGCAAGGCTCAACTCGAAGCCCTCAAGGGCAAGGCGGCCATCGCCAACGCCAAGAACGCCTATGCCGCCTACGAGCGAATCTTCTCTGGTCCCGAGTGGGAGGCTCTGGCCGCCAAGGGGGCTCGCGTCCAGCGGCTACTTTGGGCTTCGGTCGGCACCAAGAACCCGAACTACCCGGATACGCTTTACATTGACGAACTGATCGGGCCGGACACCGTCAGCACGATGCCCCCCGACACATACAACGCGTTCCGCGATCACGGCCGCATCGTCGATCAGCCCACGCTGACGACCGAGATGGCCGAAGCCCGTGGCATCGTTGCGCAACTTGCCGAGGTCGGAATCAACCTGAACGAGGTGACCGACTTTCTCTTGAAGGACGGTGTCGAGAAATTCGCCCAGTCCTTCGACGACCTCTACGCTGCCGTCCGTGCGAAGCGGGAGCAATTCGCCCGCTGA